A genomic segment from Azospirillum sp. TSH58 encodes:
- a CDS encoding LysR substrate-binding domain-containing protein, with amino-acid sequence MARRLPPLLALRAFDIFARQGTVRAAADELAVSHTVVSRHIQNLEQAVGVKLVAKSGRGLSLTREGIRYASQLRRAFDLIGEASNELRNGGMEAVHICCLAGLASRCLLARLPELEEALTGREVILQPTSTRPDFSREEADAEIMYLEDGGAVADGLRSEMFARPRILAIASPEFKARYPDVRTPADLVGLPLIHEQSTGMWEAWLEEAGIADIPRLRGPRLWQAHLTIEAARLGRGVALVSDLLVTEPLANGELVEMVDSNVTIGGYYFIAPVHRWNTPVISAIRQWLRSVFPPDQTSTLQGTP; translated from the coding sequence ATGGCGCGCCGCCTTCCGCCCCTTCTCGCCCTCCGCGCCTTCGACATCTTCGCCCGCCAGGGCACGGTGCGGGCCGCCGCCGACGAGCTGGCGGTGTCCCACACGGTGGTGTCGCGCCACATCCAGAATCTGGAACAGGCGGTGGGGGTGAAGCTGGTGGCGAAGTCGGGGCGCGGCCTGTCCCTGACCCGCGAGGGCATCCGCTACGCCTCCCAGCTCCGCCGCGCCTTCGACCTGATCGGCGAGGCCAGCAACGAGCTGCGCAACGGCGGGATGGAGGCGGTGCACATCTGCTGCCTCGCCGGGCTGGCCTCGCGCTGCCTGCTCGCCCGCCTGCCGGAACTGGAGGAGGCGCTGACCGGGCGGGAGGTGATCCTTCAGCCGACCTCGACCCGCCCCGACTTCAGCCGGGAAGAGGCCGACGCCGAGATCATGTATCTGGAGGACGGCGGCGCCGTCGCCGACGGGCTGCGCTCGGAGATGTTCGCGCGGCCGCGCATCCTCGCCATCGCCAGCCCGGAGTTCAAGGCGCGCTACCCCGACGTGCGCACCCCCGCCGACCTCGTCGGGCTGCCGCTGATCCACGAGCAGTCCACCGGCATGTGGGAAGCCTGGCTGGAGGAGGCCGGCATCGCCGACATCCCGCGGCTGCGCGGCCCCCGGCTGTGGCAGGCGCACCTGACCATCGAGGCGGCCCGGCTGGGGCGCGGCGTGGCCCTGGTCAGCGACCTGCTGGTGACCGAGCCGCTGGCCAACGGCGAGCTGGTGGAGATGGTGGACAGCAACGTGACCATCGGCGGCTATTACTTCATCGCCCCGGTCCACCGCTGGAACACGCCGGTCATCTCGGCCATCCGGCAATGGCTGCGCAGCGTCTTCCCGCCGGACCAGACCTCCACCCTCCAAGGCACTCCATGA
- a CDS encoding thioesterase family protein, whose protein sequence is MTQDHALPPDILPSDILLSGVHTVEDSWIDLYGHMNMVRYVALFDEVGYALMEQWGLGETYTRDEGFGLFVVDVAVHYRRELRAGTPLQVALRLLDADDKRLLSLLEIRRADDRTVAATMEQLSIHVDLGTRKVTPFPPALAERLRALAAVQSALPLPPRHRRRLHCRG, encoded by the coding sequence ATGACCCAGGACCACGCCCTGCCGCCGGACATCCTGCCGTCCGACATCCTGCTGTCCGGCGTGCACACCGTCGAAGACAGCTGGATCGACCTTTACGGCCACATGAACATGGTGCGCTACGTCGCCCTGTTCGACGAGGTCGGCTACGCCCTGATGGAACAATGGGGGCTGGGCGAGACCTACACGCGGGACGAGGGGTTCGGCCTGTTCGTGGTCGATGTGGCGGTGCATTACCGGCGGGAGCTGCGCGCCGGAACGCCTCTGCAAGTGGCTCTGCGGCTGCTCGACGCCGACGACAAGCGGCTGCTGAGCCTGCTGGAGATCCGGCGGGCCGACGACCGAACGGTCGCGGCGACCATGGAACAGCTGTCGATCCACGTCGATCTCGGGACCCGCAAGGTGACGCCCTTCCCGCCCGCCCTGGCGGAGCGCCTGCGCGCCCTGGCGGCGGTCCAGTCCGCCCTTCCCCTGCCGCCCCGCCATCGGCGACGGCTGCACTGCCGGGGGTAG
- a CDS encoding ABC transporter permease → MSAMTHLRIALRLAWRDLRGGVAGLWIVVLGVALGTAMMAAVGSLSGGVLDGMRATAREAVGGDLSLRLFHAPATPEQRAFLETLGGLGETAELRPVASTVAGGARALVELKAVEESYPLVGTAAVSGALSLAEALARRDGRWGAAVSADLLDALALSVGDRLRLGTAEVAIRAVLEHEPDRAFRAFSLGPRVVIDRRALDETGLAEPGMPVYWYYRLVLPETARSDAVLRDLESRFPDAGWRIVDAAHGIPGVDRTVHLARALFLLGSLSILLIGGVGIGRALSAHLARRLPVLATLKALGGSPRLLFTAFLVQTLAVVGVALLIGLCTGALLAAMAVNALPLDWMPETGGAVDPAALLLAGTVGLLAALLCAVPPLARAAGTSPAAVWRGAADGLSQPLGWRTRGAVALLGLALAGLLAAWTGMPLAIAGFLLVAGMIAAAFALFGRGLAGMARRLAHGRRPVVRLAVANLGRPGAPTVPLAVALGIGLTLLVAVGVVGRSATGHVEATLPAQTPSVVVLNISPRDGKLLSEQLSALPGVVRVETAPFLHARISRLNGTAITEADAPRSVGWAVRGDRGLSWRDRPAPADRIVAGSWWPEGYAGPPLASLDAQVARRLGLAVGDRLTLALASGPVTATVANLRRIDWARLDLDFPVLLSPFPEPPPHSLVAAVWSPSGAVPAVEAAVAQAVPQAPTVRVAEVLDALGSTVRTVRGLLNGLSAVALGAAAVVLLGAVASSAQRRRHEMAILHTLGVGRRSMIQAVVLEFVLLGAAVAAVAVPLGWIVGAAVVAGLADGAPLPGGAVPLAAVLGTVAAMAAAGAVLVAFLPGKDMMRRLRSGGLSG, encoded by the coding sequence ATGTCCGCCATGACTCATCTGCGCATCGCGTTGCGGCTGGCTTGGCGGGACCTGCGGGGCGGCGTCGCCGGACTTTGGATCGTCGTCCTCGGGGTGGCGCTGGGGACCGCCATGATGGCCGCCGTCGGCTCCCTCAGCGGCGGCGTGCTGGACGGGATGCGGGCCACCGCGCGCGAGGCGGTCGGCGGCGACCTCTCGCTGCGCCTGTTCCACGCCCCGGCGACGCCGGAGCAACGGGCGTTCCTCGAAACGCTGGGCGGGCTCGGCGAGACGGCGGAGCTGCGGCCCGTCGCCTCGACGGTCGCCGGCGGCGCCCGCGCCCTGGTCGAACTGAAGGCGGTCGAAGAAAGCTACCCGCTGGTCGGCACCGCGGCGGTGTCCGGCGCCCTGTCCCTTGCCGAGGCGCTGGCCCGGCGGGACGGGCGATGGGGAGCGGCGGTGTCCGCCGACCTCCTCGACGCGCTGGCGCTGAGCGTCGGCGACCGGCTGCGGCTCGGGACCGCCGAGGTCGCGATCCGTGCCGTTCTGGAGCATGAGCCGGACCGGGCCTTCCGCGCCTTCTCCCTCGGCCCGCGCGTCGTCATCGACCGCCGGGCGCTGGACGAGACGGGCCTCGCCGAGCCGGGGATGCCCGTCTACTGGTACTATCGCCTCGTCCTGCCGGAAACGGCCCGTTCCGACGCCGTCCTGCGCGATCTGGAAAGCCGCTTTCCCGATGCCGGATGGCGGATCGTCGACGCCGCCCACGGCATTCCGGGCGTGGACCGCACCGTGCACCTCGCCCGCGCTCTGTTCCTTCTGGGGTCGCTGTCCATCCTGCTGATCGGCGGCGTCGGCATCGGCCGGGCGCTGTCGGCACACCTCGCCCGGCGCTTGCCGGTCCTGGCCACGCTGAAGGCGCTGGGCGGCTCGCCGCGCCTGCTCTTCACCGCCTTCCTGGTGCAGACGCTGGCCGTGGTCGGCGTGGCGCTGCTGATCGGCCTGTGCACCGGCGCCCTGCTGGCCGCCATGGCGGTGAACGCCCTGCCGCTCGACTGGATGCCGGAGACGGGTGGAGCCGTCGATCCGGCGGCCCTGCTGCTGGCGGGGACGGTCGGGCTTCTGGCGGCGCTGCTCTGCGCCGTGCCGCCGCTGGCCCGCGCCGCCGGGACCAGCCCCGCCGCGGTCTGGCGGGGGGCGGCGGATGGCCTGTCCCAGCCGTTGGGGTGGCGGACCCGCGGCGCCGTCGCGCTGCTTGGGCTGGCGCTCGCCGGTCTGCTCGCCGCCTGGACGGGGATGCCGCTCGCGATCGCCGGATTCCTGCTTGTCGCCGGGATGATCGCGGCGGCGTTCGCCCTGTTCGGGCGGGGGCTTGCCGGGATGGCCCGCCGGCTGGCGCATGGACGGCGTCCGGTGGTCCGGCTGGCCGTCGCCAATCTCGGGCGGCCCGGCGCGCCGACGGTCCCGCTGGCCGTGGCGCTGGGCATCGGCCTGACCCTGCTGGTGGCGGTCGGCGTGGTCGGACGGTCGGCGACCGGCCATGTCGAGGCGACGCTGCCGGCGCAGACGCCCTCCGTCGTCGTGCTGAACATTTCCCCGCGGGACGGCAAGCTCCTGAGCGAACAGCTTTCCGCCCTGCCCGGCGTCGTGCGGGTCGAGACGGCGCCCTTCCTGCACGCCCGGATCAGCCGCCTCAACGGCACCGCCATCACCGAAGCGGATGCCCCGCGCTCCGTCGGCTGGGCGGTGCGCGGCGACCGCGGCCTGTCCTGGCGCGACCGTCCCGCACCCGCTGACCGGATCGTCGCGGGGAGTTGGTGGCCCGAGGGTTACGCCGGCCCACCGCTTGCCTCGCTGGACGCGCAAGTGGCCCGCCGGCTGGGGCTGGCGGTGGGCGACCGCCTCACGCTGGCCCTGGCAAGCGGCCCGGTGACCGCGACCGTCGCCAACCTGCGGCGCATCGACTGGGCGCGGCTCGACCTGGATTTTCCGGTTCTCCTCTCCCCCTTCCCGGAGCCGCCGCCGCACAGCCTCGTCGCCGCCGTCTGGTCACCCTCCGGCGCGGTTCCGGCGGTGGAGGCGGCGGTGGCGCAGGCGGTCCCGCAAGCCCCCACCGTCCGCGTGGCGGAGGTGCTCGACGCGCTCGGCTCGACCGTCCGGACCGTGCGCGGGCTTCTGAACGGCCTGTCCGCCGTCGCCCTCGGCGCGGCGGCCGTGGTCCTGCTCGGCGCCGTCGCCAGCAGCGCGCAGCGGCGCCGCCATGAGATGGCGATCCTGCACACCCTCGGGGTCGGGCGGCGTTCGATGATTCAGGCGGTGGTGCTGGAGTTCGTCCTCCTGGGCGCCGCCGTCGCCGCGGTCGCGGTGCCGCTCGGCTGGATCGTCGGGGCGGCGGTGGTCGCCGGTCTCGCCGATGGCGCTCCCCTTCCCGGAGGGGCGGTGCCCCTGGCCGCCGTCCTCGGCACCGTCGCCGCGATGGCGGCGGCCGGGGCCGTGCTGGTGGCCTTCCTGCCCGGGAAGGACATGATGCGGCGGTTGCGCAGCGGCGGCCTGTCCGGCTGA
- a CDS encoding serine hydrolase: protein MTSTPPFRLGRRTVLAATAAVAAASLGGALARPLQAAQPAAGAAFDPALLDRAVKRAAGLDQIHALVIGRHGAVVSAEAFRGPAVNRAVNVKSVSKTIAASLAGIAIDRGVLRGVDVTLAEAAPGLVPAAVDPRVRRITIADLLTMQAGLEPTSGPGYGRWINSRNWVVDALRRPFVTDPGARMLYSTGSYHLLGAALASASGRSLLALARDWLGEPLGIDVPSWTRDPQGFYLGGNNMALSPLDLFRFGELWRQGGLWNGQRVISAAWVEASWVPRTRSPFSGDDYGYGWFLAEAKRHRIAYARGYGGQMLYLVPGLGLTVVVTSDPTRPARSDGHVGVLHALLTDDIIPAAEMA, encoded by the coding sequence ATGACCTCGACACCGCCGTTCCGGCTCGGCCGCCGCACCGTCCTCGCCGCCACCGCAGCCGTCGCTGCCGCGTCCCTCGGCGGCGCCCTGGCGCGCCCGCTGCAAGCCGCCCAACCGGCGGCCGGGGCCGCGTTCGACCCGGCCTTGCTGGACCGGGCGGTCAAGCGGGCGGCCGGGCTCGATCAGATCCACGCGCTGGTCATCGGGCGGCATGGGGCGGTGGTGTCGGCGGAGGCCTTCCGGGGACCGGCGGTGAACCGCGCCGTGAACGTCAAGTCGGTGTCCAAGACCATCGCCGCCTCGCTCGCCGGCATCGCCATCGACCGCGGAGTCCTGCGTGGCGTCGACGTCACCCTCGCCGAGGCGGCGCCGGGGCTGGTTCCGGCGGCCGTCGATCCGCGCGTGCGCCGGATCACCATCGCCGACCTTCTGACCATGCAGGCCGGTCTGGAGCCGACCTCCGGGCCGGGCTACGGCCGCTGGATCAACAGCCGCAACTGGGTCGTCGACGCGCTCCGCCGTCCCTTCGTCACCGATCCGGGCGCGCGGATGCTCTATTCAACCGGGAGCTACCACCTGCTGGGCGCGGCGCTGGCCAGCGCGTCGGGGCGCAGCCTGCTGGCCCTGGCGCGGGACTGGCTGGGCGAGCCGCTGGGCATCGACGTGCCGTCCTGGACGCGCGACCCGCAGGGCTTCTACCTCGGCGGCAACAACATGGCGCTGTCGCCGCTCGACCTCTTCCGCTTCGGCGAACTGTGGCGGCAGGGCGGCTTGTGGAACGGACAGCGCGTCATCAGCGCCGCCTGGGTGGAGGCTTCCTGGGTGCCGCGCACGCGCTCCCCCTTCTCCGGCGACGACTACGGGTACGGCTGGTTCCTTGCCGAGGCGAAGAGGCACCGCATCGCCTACGCGCGCGGCTATGGCGGGCAGATGCTCTATCTGGTGCCCGGCCTGGGGCTGACCGTCGTCGTCACCTCCGACCCCACCCGCCCGGCGCGCTCCGACGGGCATGTCGGCGTCCTCCACGCCCTGCTGACCGACGACATCATCCCGGCGGCGGAGATGGCCTGA
- a CDS encoding putative DNA modification/repair radical SAM protein — MDDALIEKLGILADAAKYDASCASSGAKPRRGGKEGLGSTTGAGICHAYTPDGRCVSLLKILLTNHCLFDCVYCINRRSSNVRRARFTVEEVVTLTLGFYKRNCIEGLFLSSGIIRSPDHTMEQMMLVARTLRRDHGFAGYIHLKTIPEASPWLIEQAGLWADRLSINLELPTDHSLKAFAPEKNGGTIKAVMGQVNERIVEAKEERRRFSPAGQSTQLIVGADDATDRSVLETSGTLYQRYGLRRVYYSAFSPIPEASSVLPVKPPPLQRENRLYQADWLLRYYGFTVEEIASGGEDGMLDLGIDPKLAWALKNRERFPVDVNSADREMLLRVPGLGARAVDKILSARRHTRLRLEDLGRLSTGLRRARPFLIAADYHPAGGLTDRLDLRQRLVTPSSQLSLF; from the coding sequence ATGGACGACGCCTTGATCGAGAAGCTCGGCATTCTGGCCGATGCGGCGAAATACGACGCCTCCTGCGCCTCGTCCGGCGCCAAGCCGCGCCGCGGCGGCAAGGAGGGGCTGGGTTCGACCACCGGCGCCGGCATCTGCCACGCCTACACGCCGGACGGGCGCTGCGTCTCGCTCCTGAAGATCCTGCTGACCAACCACTGCCTGTTCGACTGCGTCTACTGCATCAACCGGCGCTCCTCCAACGTCCGCCGCGCCCGCTTCACGGTGGAGGAGGTGGTGACACTGACCCTGGGCTTCTACAAGCGCAACTGCATCGAGGGGCTGTTCCTGTCCTCCGGCATCATCCGCTCGCCGGACCACACGATGGAGCAGATGATGCTGGTGGCGCGGACGCTGCGGCGCGACCACGGCTTCGCCGGCTACATCCACCTGAAGACCATCCCCGAGGCCAGCCCCTGGCTGATCGAGCAGGCCGGGCTGTGGGCGGACCGCCTGTCGATCAACCTCGAACTGCCCACCGACCACAGCCTGAAGGCCTTCGCGCCGGAGAAGAACGGCGGCACCATCAAGGCGGTGATGGGTCAGGTCAACGAGCGCATCGTCGAAGCCAAGGAGGAACGCCGCCGCTTTTCCCCCGCCGGCCAGAGCACCCAGCTGATCGTCGGCGCCGACGACGCCACCGACCGCTCGGTCCTGGAGACCAGCGGCACGCTCTACCAGCGCTACGGGCTGCGCCGCGTCTACTACTCCGCCTTCAGCCCGATCCCGGAGGCCAGCTCGGTCCTTCCGGTCAAGCCGCCGCCCCTGCAGCGGGAGAACCGGCTGTATCAGGCCGATTGGCTGCTGCGCTACTACGGCTTCACGGTGGAGGAGATCGCGTCCGGCGGCGAGGACGGGATGCTCGACCTCGGCATCGACCCGAAGCTGGCCTGGGCGCTGAAGAACCGCGAGCGCTTCCCGGTGGACGTCAACAGCGCCGACCGCGAGATGCTGCTGCGGGTGCCGGGGCTGGGTGCGCGCGCCGTGGACAAGATCCTGTCGGCGCGCCGCCACACCCGCCTGCGCCTGGAGGATCTGGGGCGGCTGTCGACCGGGCTGCGGCGGGCGCGCCCCTTCCTGATCGCCGCCGATTACCACCCGGCGGGCGGGCTGACCGACCGGCTGGATCTGCGCCAGCGGCTGGTCACGCCGTCCAGCCAGCTGAGCCTGTTCTGA
- a CDS encoding UdgX family uracil-DNA binding protein (This protein belongs to the uracil DNA glycosylase superfamily, members of which act in excision repair of DNA. However, it belongs more specifically to UdgX branch, whose founding member was found to bind uracil in DNA (where it does not belong), without cleaving it, appears to promote DNA repair by a pathway involving RecA, rather than base excision.), which translates to MRTITLREGADLDGFRRAVRRLAAARTAPEGVLWSVGAPSLFGDDAPASEDGAPVFLPQAVGQLIETVVCHSDPERYALLYRLVWRVLNGERALLDQHADPLVHRLERLDKAVRRDIHKMHAFLRFRALSDPDGGERYVAWFEPDHHIVEAVAPFFVERFESMVWTILTPKGSLHWDRRSLMTGPPAERPDSLADDRFAEGWLRYYESTFNPARVNPTAMRAEMPRKYWANMPETAAIPALVRSAPARVQAMLEAEAAIPRRRMPEKAVAAMARQAPESLAELNRVIQRSEPLVPGATQAVLGEGPEGAAIAIVGEQPGDQEDRDGRPFVGPAGQLLTAALEEAGIDRGGVYLTNAVKHFKFVQRGKRRIHQSPTAGEVKHYRWWLMTELGFVRPRLVVALGATAALALTGRTVAVLRERGPMAFDGWNGFVTVHPSYLLRLPGEEERRRAQAEFVADLRRAAALV; encoded by the coding sequence ATGCGCACGATCACCTTGCGGGAGGGGGCGGACCTCGACGGCTTCCGCCGGGCGGTGCGCCGCCTCGCCGCCGCCCGCACGGCGCCCGAAGGCGTGCTGTGGAGCGTCGGCGCACCATCGCTGTTCGGCGACGACGCCCCTGCCTCCGAAGACGGTGCCCCGGTCTTCCTGCCCCAGGCGGTCGGACAGCTGATCGAAACCGTCGTCTGCCACAGCGACCCGGAACGCTACGCCCTGCTCTACCGGCTGGTCTGGCGGGTGCTGAACGGGGAGCGGGCTCTGCTCGACCAGCACGCCGACCCGCTGGTGCACCGGCTGGAGCGGCTCGACAAGGCGGTGCGCCGTGACATCCACAAGATGCACGCCTTCCTGCGCTTCCGCGCGCTCTCCGACCCGGACGGCGGGGAACGCTACGTCGCTTGGTTCGAGCCCGACCACCACATCGTCGAGGCCGTCGCACCCTTCTTCGTCGAGCGCTTCGAGAGCATGGTGTGGACGATCCTGACGCCGAAGGGCTCGTTGCACTGGGACCGCCGGAGCCTGATGACCGGCCCACCCGCGGAGCGTCCGGACTCCTTGGCCGACGACCGCTTCGCCGAGGGCTGGCTGCGCTATTACGAGAGCACCTTCAACCCCGCGCGGGTCAACCCGACGGCCATGCGGGCGGAGATGCCGCGGAAATACTGGGCCAACATGCCGGAGACGGCGGCCATCCCCGCGCTGGTCCGCTCCGCCCCCGCCCGCGTCCAGGCGATGCTGGAGGCGGAGGCCGCCATCCCGCGCCGCCGCATGCCCGAGAAGGCGGTGGCGGCGATGGCCCGGCAGGCCCCGGAAAGTCTGGCTGAGTTGAACCGCGTGATCCAGCGTTCCGAACCCCTGGTGCCGGGCGCGACGCAGGCGGTGCTGGGCGAGGGGCCGGAGGGGGCGGCCATCGCCATCGTCGGCGAGCAGCCGGGCGACCAGGAGGACCGTGACGGCCGCCCCTTCGTCGGCCCCGCCGGCCAGTTGCTGACTGCCGCGCTGGAGGAGGCCGGCATCGACCGCGGCGGCGTCTACCTGACCAACGCGGTCAAGCACTTCAAGTTCGTCCAGCGCGGCAAGCGGCGCATCCACCAGTCCCCCACCGCCGGCGAGGTCAAGCATTACCGCTGGTGGCTGATGACGGAACTGGGCTTCGTCCGCCCCCGCCTCGTCGTCGCGCTGGGAGCCACCGCGGCCCTGGCGCTGACCGGCCGGACGGTCGCGGTTCTGCGCGAACGGGGACCGATGGCTTTCGACGGATGGAACGGCTTCGTCACCGTCCACCCGTCCTACCTGCTGAGGCTTCCGGGGGAGGAGGAGCGGCGGCGGGCGCAGGCGGAATTCGTGGCCGACCTGCGCCGGGCCGCGGCGCTGGTGTGA
- a CDS encoding methanol/ethanol family PQQ-dependent dehydrogenase codes for MKMLSRWLLASVAVVAAGSVSANDSILKNEANPNNWASQLGNYAGQRYSPLDQITTNNVKNLQVAWSFSTGVLRGHEGGPIVVGDVMYIHTPFPNKVFALDLNNPGRVIWKYESVQDPTVIPVMCCDTVNRGVAVADGKVFLAQADNTLVALDAKTGKEVWKAKNGDHTKGETLTAAPLVVKDKVFVGISGGEFGVRGHLTAYDTNSGKMVWRAFSTGPDADVKIDPSKTMMMGKPIGQKDLGVSTWPGEEWKRGGGTTWGWYTYDPALNLIYYGTGNPGTWNPTQRAVDKDRAKSDNKWSMTIFARDPETGEAKWVYQKTPFDEWDFDGVNENILADINMNGQQRKVLVNFDRNGFAYTLDRATGELLVAQKYDPTVNWATDVDMKTGRPNVVDKYSTFANGEDKNTAAVCPAALGTKDQQPASFSPDTGLFYVPTNHICMDYEPFSVSYTAGQAYVGSTVSMYPTPNSHGGMGNFIAWDAAAGKIVWSRPERFAVWSGALSTKGGVAYYGTLEGYLVAVDMKDGKELWRFKTPSGIIGNINTYTHNGKQYVAVLSGVGGWAGIGLAAGLTQESGAQAWHNAVHPGHTEGGGVATAGLGAVGAHQSLGEYTQLGGVLTVFHVPDQK; via the coding sequence ATGAAAATGTTGTCTCGCTGGCTTCTGGCGTCTGTCGCTGTCGTCGCCGCCGGCTCGGTTTCTGCGAATGACAGCATTCTGAAGAATGAAGCGAACCCCAACAACTGGGCGTCACAGCTCGGCAACTACGCCGGGCAGCGTTACAGCCCGCTCGACCAGATCACCACGAACAACGTCAAGAATCTCCAGGTCGCGTGGTCGTTCTCGACCGGGGTTCTGCGCGGCCATGAAGGCGGGCCGATCGTCGTCGGCGACGTGATGTACATTCACACGCCGTTCCCCAACAAGGTCTTCGCGCTGGACCTCAACAATCCGGGGCGGGTCATCTGGAAATATGAGTCGGTCCAGGACCCGACCGTCATCCCGGTGATGTGCTGCGACACCGTCAACCGCGGTGTCGCGGTCGCCGACGGCAAGGTCTTCCTGGCCCAGGCGGACAACACGCTGGTCGCGCTCGACGCCAAGACGGGCAAGGAGGTCTGGAAGGCGAAGAACGGCGACCACACCAAGGGCGAAACCCTGACGGCGGCCCCGCTGGTGGTCAAGGACAAGGTCTTCGTCGGCATCAGCGGCGGCGAGTTCGGCGTGCGCGGCCATCTGACGGCCTACGACACGAACAGCGGCAAGATGGTCTGGCGGGCCTTCTCGACCGGCCCCGACGCGGACGTGAAGATCGACCCGTCGAAGACGATGATGATGGGCAAGCCGATCGGGCAGAAGGATCTCGGCGTCTCGACCTGGCCGGGCGAGGAATGGAAGCGCGGCGGCGGGACCACCTGGGGCTGGTACACCTACGATCCGGCGCTCAACCTGATCTATTACGGCACCGGCAACCCCGGCACCTGGAACCCGACGCAGCGGGCCGTCGACAAGGACCGGGCCAAGAGCGACAACAAATGGTCGATGACCATCTTCGCCCGCGATCCGGAAACCGGCGAGGCGAAATGGGTCTACCAGAAGACGCCGTTCGATGAATGGGACTTCGACGGGGTGAACGAGAACATTCTGGCCGACATCAATATGAACGGCCAGCAGCGCAAGGTCCTGGTCAACTTCGACCGCAACGGCTTCGCCTACACCCTGGACCGGGCGACTGGCGAGCTGCTCGTCGCGCAGAAATACGACCCGACGGTCAACTGGGCGACCGACGTCGACATGAAGACCGGACGGCCGAACGTCGTCGACAAATACAGCACCTTCGCCAACGGCGAGGACAAAAACACCGCCGCCGTCTGCCCGGCGGCGCTGGGCACCAAGGACCAGCAGCCGGCCTCCTTCTCGCCGGACACCGGCCTGTTCTACGTCCCGACCAACCACATCTGCATGGACTACGAGCCGTTCTCCGTCTCCTACACGGCGGGGCAGGCCTATGTCGGCTCGACCGTGTCGATGTACCCGACGCCGAACTCCCACGGCGGCATGGGCAACTTCATCGCCTGGGACGCGGCAGCCGGCAAGATCGTCTGGTCGCGGCCGGAGCGCTTCGCGGTGTGGAGCGGCGCCCTGTCGACCAAGGGCGGCGTGGCCTATTACGGCACGCTCGAAGGTTACCTCGTCGCCGTCGACATGAAGGACGGCAAGGAGCTGTGGCGGTTCAAGACCCCGTCCGGGATCATCGGCAACATCAACACCTACACCCACAACGGCAAGCAGTATGTGGCCGTCCTGTCGGGCGTCGGCGGCTGGGCCGGCATCGGTCTCGCCGCCGGCCTGACCCAGGAATCCGGGGCGCAGGCGTGGCACAACGCCGTCCATCCCGGCCACACCGAGGGCGGGGGGGTGGCGACCGCCGGCCTCGGCGCGGTCGGTGCCCACCAGTCGCTGGGCGAATACACCCAGCTCGGCGGCGTTCTGACGGTGTTCCACGTTCCGGACCAGAAGTGA
- a CDS encoding cytochrome c, with translation MKRRLGLLTGVLTAGTVACFAALAQDAPTTPEGTPTYIVKDGQVDKGTYNGYRRFHATCHTCHGFDASGSSFAPSLADSLKRLSYDEFKEVVVNGRQNQGATGDKVMPSFGLDPNIMDHLDDIYRYLKARADGALPGGRPQRIGG, from the coding sequence ATGAAACGCAGACTTGGCTTGCTGACCGGTGTGCTCACGGCGGGCACCGTCGCCTGTTTCGCCGCCCTGGCGCAGGACGCGCCGACGACCCCCGAGGGGACACCGACCTACATCGTCAAGGACGGTCAGGTGGACAAGGGAACCTACAACGGTTACCGCCGCTTCCACGCGACCTGCCACACCTGCCACGGCTTCGACGCGTCGGGGTCGTCCTTCGCCCCCAGCCTCGCGGACTCGCTCAAGCGCCTCAGCTATGACGAGTTCAAGGAGGTCGTCGTCAACGGCCGCCAGAACCAGGGCGCCACTGGCGACAAGGTGATGCCCTCCTTCGGCCTGGACCCCAACATCATGGATCACCTGGACGACATCTACCGCTACCTGAAAGCGCGGGCGGACGGCGCCCTGCCCGGCGGACGCCCGCAACGCATCGGCGGTTGA